The window TCGTCGGTTCGATTTTCGAAAATTTACAGTCCTCTATTAAAATATCAAAAGGAGCAATAGTCGTCCCTATAATAATGCCGTCTTCATATCGATAGCCTGTTTCTAAATGAACTTGCTTAATCAATTGTTTCATGTTGCAAATCACCCTTCCCATTTTTTTGAGATTTCTACATCAGTAATCATCGTGTAGTTTGATGAATCTAACCAAAAGTTCTTTACTTTAATACTTTAAAAAGCTAATTGTTCTTAATTACTAACAGAGATGTAGTTGGCTTCTTCAGGCTCAATTTTCATTGCTTCTTCGTTTAAACTTGCGCGTTTTACTATCTCACCTCCACCCCTAGCTTCCTCAATAAATTTATCAATATCTTTATTAGAGTAGAAGAAATGGTTACCAGGAGATTCTTGTGATGCTGTATGGAACAGATTGTATTGATTGTAATCGCCATCACCTGTAGCATTAACCGAACCACCAATAAACATTTGATGCTTTTGCGAAGAGATTACATTAATATAAGCACCATATTCCATTACTTGAATTTCAACTTTTAAACCAATTCCTTTAAGTTGAGATTGAATAACTTCAGTCATATTAATATGTACTTTCCGCTCATTCATCAATAATCCAACAGTTGTTCCTTCAACGATTACATCATCTTTTGACAAGGCTTTTGCTTGTTCAATATTATTATCAAAGCCTTTTTCATTTGGTGAATAACCAACAACAATAGGGTTTATCGCAGAGTTTGCTAATGTACCTACATTATCTTAAATACCACTAATTGCGCCCTGTGTAAATAGTAATCGGAAAATTCTAATAAAAGTATTATATAATACAGGAGACATATAGGGATTATTGAAAAACCTTAATTCACCAATGGGGAGCGGTGATCAATTAGAGTTATTTACGCAAATGCATTGGTATTACACAATAGGAACCTTTACATTTCTATGAAACCAAAAAGTGCATACTTTTTATGTATACAGGTATTAATAAATATGCAGAAACTTGGAGAGCGCTGGAAAATCTATATAAAACGGGTATGATCAAAGCTATCGGCGTATGTAACTTCAACATATCGCACCTACAAGACTTATTAAAATCAGCTCGCGTAACGCCAGTTATTAATCAAGTACAATTTCACCCACGTTTACAACAAGTAGACTTACGAGCATTTTGTACTGAATGCAATATCCGATTAGAAGCTTGGGCACCTTTAATGCAAGGTGGACTTCTGGAAGATCATTCAATTGCGAAAATCGAGGGAAATATGGGGAATTAATTACGCAAGTTATTTTGTGTTGGGATATTCAAAATGGTGTTGTAACAATTCCTAAGACAGTAAGTAAAGAACGTAGGTTTAAAATGCAAACATCTTTGATTTCAACCCTATTGATAACGAGCTACAGGTAATTAATTCCATGAACTTAGAAAAGCGTGTAGGTCCTGACCCAACAGAATTTGACTTTAAAAGTAACTAAAGATTACTCTACGTACTTTTTTGATATGTTAAGGAGCAATCATTATTTGTTTCAACTTCTTATGTAAACCATTAAATCTTTCTTTAACCTATGCATAATATACTGTAACAACTTTTGGTTTTGGAGATGATTTTATTGATTTATACGGTGAAAGCTGGAGATACATTGTCGCAAATTGCTAGAGATTTTAGAACACCTTTATCGGTAATCATTAATGCAAATCAAGGTATCAATCCAGACGTTCTTTATATTGGGCAGCAAATAATAATACCAGGTTTTCCAAATACGACTCCTTTTCAAATTGAGATTTCTGTAAATAATCGATGGTTACGTTTATTTAAAAATGGTGTGTTTCAAAAGCAATATCCTATTGCTGTAGGAAAAATGCTGTATGATACTCCATTAGGGAATTATATTATTGTCAACAAGCAGCCAAATCCTGGTGGTCCATTCGGTACAATGTGGATGAGTTTATCGAAAGAACACTACGGTATTCATGGAACAAATAATCCTAGTTCTATCGGTCATGCTGTATCACGTGGCTGTATTCGTATGTATAATAATGATGTTGAGGAGTTAGCTAGTATTGTTCCTATAGGGACACAAGTTATTATCCATCCATAAATATTGGCAAAATTTTTGGACCACGGAAAGCTTCAAAAAATTACTCTGAAAAAGCATAAAATGAAATTGCGAGGAATACGACGTACAATAGTCGAATTCCTCTTAACGATGGTATTAAAATTTAGGTTCATTAAGCAGTGCTGGCTTAACCATATCAATTAATGCATTAGGTATAACGATTGGGTTATTAGGGACTTTCATCGCCAAAGTAACAGCCTAGCGGATGTCATTCATTTTCATCGAAATAATAGGTATAAGTGGTTTTGTTGAAAAGTTATTTGTTAATTTAAAAGGACGAGCTAATTATTGTGTAGTGCTAAGAAAAATGATGAATAAATTTTGTGAAATACTTAAATTTTTAAAGTTATTGTAAAATACAGTGTTGACAAAATTAAAGCAGGCCCGTATAGTGTTGGATATTAGTTGAAACGTATAAAATATTATTTTTAGCAAACGCAATGATTAGGAGTAGTAAAAGTTAATTATTCGGTTTAGAGAGCTGCGGGTTGGTGCAACGCAGTCCAATAATACTTCGAACTTACCTAGGAGTGGTAATGTAAAAAGAATGGATTGACGATTCTATTTATATTAACGATTAACCTTCGTTATAAGGTTTTTAAGCAGGGTTCATGAAGGACCAATTAGAGTGGTACCGCGGTTTGCTAAAGGCATGTCGTCTCTTTTTTCATTTGATAATGATGGAAGAGACGACATGCTTTTTTTATCTTTAGGCGGAGGAAGACAACCAAAATAAGGAGCTTTTAGTTGAGGCGCTTTGTTAATTAAGGTTGGTAGAATTAAAACAGGCTCATATAGTGTAGGATAATTTTAATAATAATATTTAGGAAACGCAATGAGTAGGAGTAGTAAAAGTTAATTATTCGGTTAAGAGAGCTGCGGGTTGGTGTAACGCAGTCCAATAATACTTTGAACTTACCTAGGAGTGGTAATGCAGTTAGAATGGATTGACGATTCTTTTTGCATTAACGATTAACCTTCGTTACAAGGTTTTTAAGTAGGGTTCATAAAGGACCAATTAGAGTGGTACCGCGGTTTGCTAAAGGCATATCGTCTCTTTTTTCATTTGATAATGATGGAAGAGACGATATGCCTTTTTTTATCTTCGGACGGATGTTACTTATTACGCCGAGGCATAGTTGATATTAGGAGGAAAAATCATGGAAAACAGCAACAAGAAATTACAGAGAACAATGACCTCGCGTCATATTACAATGATGGCATTAGGTGGTGCCATTGGTGCAGGATTATTTAAAGGGAGCAGTGCAGCCATTGATATGGCCGGTCCAGCAGTACTTATTGCGTACTTAATAGGCGGTATTATTCTGTTATTTGTAATGCAAGGTTTGGCAGAAATGGCGGTTCGTAATAGCGAGGCAAGAACATTTAGAGATTTAGTGCAATCGATTCTAGGGAAATATCCTGCATATTTTTTAGATTGGATCTATTGGAAGATGTGGGTTTTAAATATTGCAGCCGAATCTGTGGTTGCAGCAATTTTCATTCAATATTGGTTACCAGAATATCCGATTTGGATACTGGCCTTGTCTGTTTCCGTGTTAGTTACAGCCGTTAACTTGTTATCCGTGAAAGTTTTTGCAGAAACGGAATTTTGGCTAGCGTTAATTAAGATTTCCGTAATTGTCGTATTCATTATTGCAGGGTTAGTGTTGTTGCTTGTATCTTTTGGTAATCATACAGCTGTTGGTTTTACAAACTTAACGGATCATGGTGGGTTCTTACCAAATGGACCAACAGGCTTAATTGCTGCAATGCTTGTAGTAATTTACTCTTATGGAGGTACTGAAATTATTGGTATTACGTTAGCTGAAACAAAAAATCCGGAAAAAGCAGTACCAAAAGCTGTTCGCAGTACATTAGTGCGTATTATTACATTCTATTTATTGCCTTTCTTTATTATTGTTAGTTTAATTCCTTGGAATGAAGTAAACGGAGTACCAGAAAGTCCGTTTGTAATGGTCTTTAAAATGATCGGGATCCCAGGTGCGGACCATATTATGAATGCCGTAGTAATACTTGCAATTGTTTCATCGATGAACTCAGGCTTATACGGTTCATCACGCGTGCTGTATACTCAAGCTATGGACGGGCGTATACCTAAAATCTTTGGATATTTATCTAAAAGGAAGGTCCCAGTGTATGCCATATTGATGTGTACGATAGCAATGTATACGGGTGTAATCATTTCTTTATTTGCAGGAGAAAAAACGT is drawn from Solibacillus sp. R5-41 and contains these coding sequences:
- a CDS encoding L,D-transpeptidase family protein, giving the protein MIYTVKAGDTLSQIARDFRTPLSVIINANQGINPDVLYIGQQIIIPGFPNTTPFQIEISVNNRWLRLFKNGVFQKQYPIAVGKMLYDTPLGNYIIVNKQPNPGGPFGTMWMSLSKEHYGIHGTNNPSSIGHAVSRGCIRMYNNDVEELASIVPIGTQVIIHP
- a CDS encoding amino acid permease; translation: MENSNKKLQRTMTSRHITMMALGGAIGAGLFKGSSAAIDMAGPAVLIAYLIGGIILLFVMQGLAEMAVRNSEARTFRDLVQSILGKYPAYFLDWIYWKMWVLNIAAESVVAAIFIQYWLPEYPIWILALSVSVLVTAVNLLSVKVFAETEFWLALIKISVIVVFIIAGLVLLLVSFGNHTAVGFTNLTDHGGFLPNGPTGLIAAMLVVIYSYGGTEIIGITLAETKNPEKAVPKAVRSTLVRIITFYLLPFFIIVSLIPWNEVNGVPESPFVMVFKMIGIPGADHIMNAVVILAIVSSMNSGLYGSSRVLYTQAMDGRIPKIFGYLSKRKVPVYAILMCTIAMYTGVIISLFAGEKTFEFLMGSLGYTVLFIWLIIAIAHVKSRKIQPEKTSAYAVKWFPYTTWVAIIALSAILIGIIFTTSIIVTGITLAIYIFITLTYIYSGRFHVDKAK
- a CDS encoding aldo/keto reductase gives rise to the protein MYTGINKYAETWRALENLYKTGMIKAIGVCNFNISHLQDLLKSARVTPVINQVQFHPRLQQVDLRAFCTECNIRLEAWAPLMQGGLLEDHSIAKIEGNMGN